The sequence gatggattttttttttttaaatcagcATCGCTTACACGTAATATACAATAAAAAccctataaattaataatattgagacaataaaattttattaatttatagaaGTAATAATTAAtcgataaattattaatttattattttaaagaggATATTTCGATATttctaatatattaataatttatttaacttAGCACTATAATTTTCCTTATTATTTACTAAAAATGTATTAATATTATGAAGGTGAAAATGTATGTGTTCATAAGTACAAAGCTTATAAGAAATTACGATTACCgtaattgaaaatataattgaTGATAAATTTGATGATGATACCGTGTCTTTGGAACCAATTATGCGAAAAAATGCATTCATAGAGAAAACAACTCATTACAGTTTTGTGACATGATTCGAAAACGAAATATTAGAGCTTTTGGATGTAATTAGAAAAGATAGAAAgtaaaatcaattaaatttccACAATTCAATAGatttgattttcaagaaaaaaagcaaataaaaatagAATCACGTTTTACTGATTTATCCTAGTTATATTCTATAATTTTAaagaattattaatttataatattgacaTCATCATGTTTTTATATAAAGttctttcaaaattattttatttcattaatttatcaaaattaatGATTTAATAAACTTGCTCAAAACGAAGctgaaaaaatattagtttggagaatttattaatttattaaatattaatttagaaAGATTTTACTGTATGTATATACATAATTTTCTTTCACAAAACTCAGTTGATATGATTTGAcgagtgaatttttttttttgaaaaaactgcaattttggttctgtttgttattttgcgatttaaaaaaaatatgtaaataaatatatatattttgttgtaAGCACGCCTTCTTTGTTATAACTCATAAAACTTCTCAACGAACAATCTAAAACGGTAATGGGGAAATTGGGATAATTGATTTCAGTCAGAATCAGAGGTTTCGGCCATGGCGTTGATGGGAGACGACGGCCGAGGCTACGAGCTGGCGCGGAAACTCGAGAGCCACGGCGTGTGGCGTTCGTGGCTCGGCGACGCCGTCTACTCCAACTTCGTTCACTTCCTCTCGTCCCCGGCCTCCTGGGACGCCTTCATGCGACCCAATGACTCCAAGACCAAGTCTCAGATCCAGCTGCAGCTACGTGCACGCGCTCTCCTCTACGATAAGGCCTCGGTTTCCCTATTCCTTCGATCTCAGCAGCCCCCCGCCCTCTCAAAGCTCAATCCCAATTGTAAGTATTCTTTTTTACGAGGGTTTATGTTCTCGAGTTTGGATTTTGTATTCGTATCGATTATTCGAGTTTCCAAACCAGGCTCAATTTTTCTCCCTCATTCTTGAATTTAGTTTTCTTAGTGCGGAAGAGTTATGTTTCTAGCTCAATTATTTGTTTTTAAGCACCCGAGCTAGAGGGTCGACTCTGAGGAACATGTTTTGCTCAATGAAATCCCATTTTCTCTACAGAGTACACTGCAGCAACCAAAGGTTTATCATGTTTTTACTCAACCTTTGGTCAACTTTTAAATATGAGTGCAGATTTGGAGTTGCATGGCGATGATGTGTATTTCACTTTGGAAAATAGTGCTCAAGATGGCGATCAACTCCGCCAAGGCCTAGCTGCGTGGAATATGGCACCTTCCAAGGTTTTGCAATATTTCTTTTAGTAGCTGTGACGCATGATATCTTCtgaattgatttgaaattaagATAGAGAATCCCTGTTTATTGTTTAGAGGCTTGATTGTATTACTTTGAATGATTGTCTAGTAAGACGAGGGAAAACCGAAAAGCTAAAGAAAAAAATACTGGTGTCTAAGAGAGAGGACAAAAGTTAGAGAGAATACAGTTGTGAATAAAAATACCGGTgctcaaaaaatcaaaacagtgccatttttttttttataaattcatcCCTTCAGACTTTCTATCTATCTGTTCTGTTACTTGATTGTCTGATCTATTCTTCTGTCTATGCAGTAATTCAAATCTTTTCATTTGTCACCTGCTTGATTTCTGAAGTCTTTCTGGTTTTTGGTTCACTGCTGCATTTATTTTGCTTGTTAACAATGAATTTCGCAGGGGCAGTCTAAAGGAAGCCTTAGTGCTGGTACAAGATATAGTGATATTGAAGTTGATACAATGTCCCAAAGGTTCAAGTTTGAAGAATTGCCAGAAACATGGTATACTTTGTTTTTTGAGAAATATAAAGCAAGCAAATCATATAGATTACTGTTAGGGGATAGAGAATCAGATAAGCGGACACCTGAACAGATGGCCACGTATCTTAGAGTACTAGAGAATCACAAAAGGAGGAGAACAGTTTTTAATGATGCACCGAGTTTGCGATCAAACATGGTTGCAGTTGATAGTAACACAACTGATGAAACAGTCTTTTTCCCTGAAACCATGTTTACTTTGAATTGTGTGCCTGATAGTGCGGTTCTGCAAAGAAGTGCACTGGATAACTATCAGAAAGTACAGTTCAATGGGGTTTTGGATAACCTGCCACAGATTATGAATAAGAGCCCTGTGATCAGCCCAATTATGATTGAAAGGCTTGGTATTAGACCTGAATATCTTAATATGGAGCAAGGAGGACTTCAAACTCCTGGAAAAAATGGATCTCAAGCAAGCAAAAAACTTCTTGGTCAAGAAGAAGCATCACATATGTCGCAGAAGGTGGTAGCACGAGTCCTAAATAATGTGGGGTTTGAATCGTCTACAGAGGCTCCTTTAGAAGTATTGGCGCAGTTTTTGAGCTGTCATATCAACAAATTGGGGCGTGTTTTGAAGCTCCTTTCTGACAGCTACCGGAAACAGTGTTCTGCCATGGAATTAATAAAAATGTTCCTTCAAATGTCAGAAAATAGGTGAGAAATGTGTTGTGTACTTTATATGTGAAAGTTTTAGACTTCTTTTCTGTTGCTGGAAATGAGCATGCCTTATAACTCTTGTAGGCCCATTTTTATGACGATATGTTATGTGTTATCTGCAAGATAAATGGGAGTTAGGAGTAGGACAAATATAAATGAGGAAGAGTGGACTTGATCGTAATACCGCAATTTTGAAGTCTGTTAATGgcccatatttttaataaatcatCTTACCTTCATTTATTTTGCTCAATCGTTCTGTTTCTGTTGTGTCTCCTAAAGCATACTCATTTCACTGAAAGgtctttataataaaaatattattttagctCTCATGCTTGGATTGCGTTGATCATTGTTCAAGCATGATTTGCCTCCACTGGGAAAATTTCTTGGTTTGTCCCTGTATGAGGCCATATACAATGATAAGATATAATGTCTGATTATGGAAAAGGTTATTGATGAACGGGGACCTTGTGCAGTTTGTAAAGTAGAATTTGAAAAATTACATCAAACGTGAGATTTGCTTGCTGTATACCCTTATAACAGATTTTTTGCTATATTTATGCAACTATGCTTTGTATTTTTGCGTGTGTATCTGGTTTTATGTTTAGCATTAGATTTGTGTTAATTTGTTTCCTTCAGTATTTTATGATATCACTCTCACTCACCTTGCTGTGATGAGTAATCATGTGTTTCAAGTATGTAAGTTCTGATCCATGCGTTGCTTATAGTTTTTTATTCGTCGATGTAGCTTGTGTTGAGGCTTATTACCATCCTCTAAACTTCTTTTCTCCACATTTGACTAACGTGTTATGCATTTGATTTGCAGTAATCTGGGGGCTTTGGCAGAACTTGTGAAGGACAACACTAAAAATGTTGTGCACCAAACTCAGCAACAAGTGGTGGGAATCCAGGCACAGTTGCCAGCACATCATCAAATTCCCTTTCAGCAGACACAGCAGGTATATGCCTTATGCCAGCTTTCTTACTCTCGAATACCTTTATTTACTCGTGGTTTTTGATATGagaatatttataattatctgaTGTAGAATTAATTTACTCTGGTTTTTTAACAGATTCTAAGACAAATGAACCCTCAGATGCAGCAGATGAACAATCCCCAGTTTCTGGCTTTT comes from Henckelia pumila isolate YLH828 chromosome 4, ASM3356847v2, whole genome shotgun sequence and encodes:
- the LOC140865235 gene encoding uncharacterized protein isoform X1, with amino-acid sequence MALMGDDGRGYELARKLESHGVWRSWLGDAVYSNFVHFLSSPASWDAFMRPNDSKTKSQIQLQLRARALLYDKASVSLFLRSQQPPALSKLNPNYLELHGDDVYFTLENSAQDGDQLRQGLAAWNMAPSKGQSKGSLSAGTRYSDIEVDTMSQRFKFEELPETWYTLFFEKYKASKSYRLLLGDRESDKRTPEQMATYLRVLENHKRRRTVFNDAPSLRSNMVAVDSNTTDETVFFPETMFTLNCVPDSAVLQRSALDNYQKVQFNGVLDNLPQIMNKSPVISPIMIERLGIRPEYLNMEQGGLQTPGKNGSQASKKLLGQEEASHMSQKVVARVLNNVGFESSTEAPLEVLAQFLSCHINKLGRVLKLLSDSYRKQCSAMELIKMFLQMSENSNLGALAELVKDNTKNVVHQTQQQVVGIQAQLPAHHQIPFQQTQQILRQMNPQMQQMNNPQFLAFQQQQQWERMRRRQAATPRPAMNMNMDKDRPMVQVKMEAPTDFPLDTNALTAINSRHPQLQQLRQQQLAAISSLHAQANNPFRPMTSLQMPQIQSPNVGVSRAQPVKVEGFQELMGGDSSMKHDSEENKLISPQK
- the LOC140865235 gene encoding uncharacterized protein isoform X2, with amino-acid sequence MALMGDDGRGYELARKLESHGVWRSWLGDAVYSNFVHFLSSPASWDAFMRPNDSKTKSQIQLQLRARALLYDKASVSLFLRSQQPPALSKLNPNYLELHGDDVYFTLENSAQDGDQLRQGLAAWNMAPSKSKGSLSAGTRYSDIEVDTMSQRFKFEELPETWYTLFFEKYKASKSYRLLLGDRESDKRTPEQMATYLRVLENHKRRRTVFNDAPSLRSNMVAVDSNTTDETVFFPETMFTLNCVPDSAVLQRSALDNYQKVQFNGVLDNLPQIMNKSPVISPIMIERLGIRPEYLNMEQGGLQTPGKNGSQASKKLLGQEEASHMSQKVVARVLNNVGFESSTEAPLEVLAQFLSCHINKLGRVLKLLSDSYRKQCSAMELIKMFLQMSENSNLGALAELVKDNTKNVVHQTQQQVVGIQAQLPAHHQIPFQQTQQILRQMNPQMQQMNNPQFLAFQQQQQWERMRRRQAATPRPAMNMNMDKDRPMVQVKMEAPTDFPLDTNALTAINSRHPQLQQLRQQQLAAISSLHAQANNPFRPMTSLQMPQIQSPNVGVSRAQPVKVEGFQELMGGDSSMKHDSEENKLISPQK